In Amphiura filiformis chromosome 1, Afil_fr2py, whole genome shotgun sequence, the following are encoded in one genomic region:
- the LOC140135628 gene encoding uncharacterized protein has product MSFLKRLGSRRSKKTDDAPDGDDDSGGKKKSQKSKREGSFNVTVTPREDEDRPTGDALRTVEEEKEKDKERKKYKDMSGLLVGQQESVTYPNFLVHYLGRIPTSSEYGRAAVEEPVNQLCKLREKQKLQRVALTFNVEGLYCREVSGPFFKQKKDGFNMHIPLHHITYGVGCTAHPTVFACVAKMNDDPNPANQVLVLHGFVCDKPETTQAVTYWQLQAYIEAYEDLKRKRILRARRKQALEGSPMALQNQKITEKPMTVPEEDGPEGSVKASKHSHGPTTAAPSEGALESPVKASKHSKKRPTNNGTDGPMTAPSSSEGALESSVRSSKHSIKHSTNNNVQPKTTLIENPAPAKETKSTTAESNTEPGLPQLPRLRLHSAKSRQEAQQQQTAADVHPNHSQANHHQQHAADSSRRLHVVRKPSNASTGSGASYESSSGSSGHGGGEGSPMVSPAATGGKTNKTFEKRIDELNTLVNMDAEKLKLLMINDHPTLARRIYYRATVDQSGVFHQGDEEEEDTEDSHA; this is encoded by the exons ATGTCATTTTTGAAAAGACTTGGTAGCCGCAGGAGCAAAAAAACTGACGACGCTCCAGACGGCGATGATGATTCAGGAGGCAAGAAGAAATCGCAAAAAAGCAAGCGTGAAGGAAGTTTTAATGTGACTGTAACTCCACGCGAAGATGAAGATAGGCCTACAGGAGATGCATTAAGAACTGTggaggaagaaaaggaaaaagacaAGGAAAGGAAGAAATACAAAGACATGTCGGGGCTTTTAGTAGGTCAACAGGAGTCTGTAACTTATCCTAACTTTTTAGTGCATTATTTGGGTCGGATACCAACATCTTCCGAGTACGGGCGTGCCGCGGTTGAGGAGCCCGTCAACCAACTATGTAAACTACGGGAAAAACAGAAACTCCAGCGAGTAGCATTGACTTTTAATGTTGAAGGATTGTACTGTCGCGAAGTTTCAGGACCGTTTTTCAAACAGAAGAAAGATGGATTTAATATGCATATACCACTACATCATATAACATACGGGGTTGGGTGCACTGCTCATCCGACTGTATTTGCATGTGTTGCTAAAATGAATGATGACCCGAATCCAGCGAACCAAGTTCTTGTTTTACATGGTTTTGTATGTGACAAGCCTGAAACAACACAGGCTGTCACTTATTGGCAATTGCAAGCTTATATCGAAGCTTATGAAGACTTAAAACGTAAGAGGATCTTACGTGCTAGGAGGAAGCAGGCTCTTGAAGGATCACCAATGGCATTGCAAAATCAAAAAATAACTGAGAAACCAATGACAGTACCTGAAGAAGATGGTCCAGAAGGCTCGGTGAAGGCATCCAAGCACTCTCATGGGCCTACAACAGCAGCACCATCAGAAGGTGCTTTAGAAAGCCCAGTGAAGGCGTCCAAGCACTCTAAAAAACGTCCCACAAATAATGGAACTGATGGCCCTATGACAGCACCATCATCATCAGAAGGTGCTCTAGAAAGCTCAGTGAGGTCATCCAAGCACTCTATAAAACATTCCACAAATAATAACGTCCAACCTAAAACGACTCTGATAGAAAATCCCGCCCCTGCTAAAGAAACCAAATCTACCACTGCTGAAAGTAACACTGAACCAGGACTACCTCAACTTCCGCGTCTTCGACTTCATTCTGCAAAATCTCGACAAGAAGCTCAGCAGCAGCAGACAGCAGCTGATGTTCATCCAAATCACTCGCAAGCAAACCATCATCAGCAGCATGCAGCGGACTCGTCCCGAAGACTCCATGTTGTCAGAAAGCCTAGCAATGCCTCAACAGGGAGTGGTGCATCTTATGAATCATCTTCAGGAAGCAGCGGGCATGGAGGAGGAGAAGGTTCACCAATGGTATCTCCAGCAGCTACTGGAGGGAAGACCAACAAGACTTTTGAGAAGAGAATTGATGAGCTGAATACTTTAGTCAATATGGATGCTGAGAAACTCAAGTTGCTGATGATTAATGACCATCCAACTCTGGCTAG GAGGATTTATTACCGGGCAACAGTGGACCAATCTGGTGTGTTCCATCAAGGAGATGAAGAGGAGGAGGACACAGAGGATAGCCATGCATAG